A DNA window from Bacteroidetes Order II. bacterium contains the following coding sequences:
- a CDS encoding T9SS type A sorting domain-containing protein, producing MLKRWLGLCLLLLAPWTLAGQTVNVTFRYIPEPNAAPPVRVFVPGQFNNWGPNASGVIAAGAVSQMDLDASGAFYKKTISLIAGQSYMYKMHLHLNTSGTSNAWISDPLNPKINPADNNNSVLDVTNPMVFQPAREVNTAGQVKAFSAGLFSSKTITKIDYEINGVAYTDGLTHFEATTGIFRYVPAAPLLGGTGFKVTFTDADGKTATAELKAEAKPVVTKAPRPSGMVEGINYHPGAPTEATFVLYAPKKEYVYVIGDFNNWEVRPEYLMKKDSTAVDRVYWWLKITGLTPGVEYAYQYYVDGKIKVADPFATKILDPSNDGFISSSNYPGLKAYPTGKTEYDVSVLQTNKAAYNWTATGYQRPKQSELVIYELLIRDFTVQRSYQSVIDTLGYLQKLGVNAIQLMPVQEFDGNLSWGYNPKFYFAPDKYYGTAEALKKLIDECHKRNMAVIIDVVYNHQTGSSPFARLYNTSPKGDPSAAITTDNYWLNTTAKHPYNVFNDANHEAWQMQELMDRANAYWLNEFKVDGFRFDLSKGFTQTVSTEATMGNYDASRVRILKRMADAIWNTDPAAYVILEHFAENREEKELAEYGTTADRPGMMLWGNANGNFNEATMGYHDGGKSNFEWAYFGQRGWSKANLISYMESHDEERLMVKNLLYGNALGDYKIKDLWVAIERMKAAGALFFTVPGPKMIWQFGELGYDFAIDYNGRTGEKPVRWTYAQDEVRYRLYKTWAAIINMRRANPVFHDPTTVVTQSLSQPVKRINLTHPTMKATIVANFSVTTMSVNPNFQQTGTWYDFFSGNALNVTNTQEGISLLPGEFRIYTTQLLPTPEPGLIRVATEVDTAQIPDDFTLQPNYPNPFNPSTTLSFSLPSTSEVVFEVFDAVGRKVAVVAQGLYAAGSHRIVFDASGLPSGLYVARLQAGNVVKTQKLTLVK from the coding sequence ATGCTAAAACGTTGGCTTGGCTTATGCCTTCTGCTTCTCGCTCCGTGGACCCTCGCCGGACAAACGGTCAATGTGACCTTTCGCTACATTCCGGAGCCGAATGCTGCCCCGCCCGTTCGGGTTTTTGTTCCGGGACAATTTAATAATTGGGGGCCAAATGCTTCGGGTGTGATTGCAGCAGGGGCCGTGTCGCAGATGGACTTAGATGCGTCCGGTGCGTTTTATAAAAAGACCATTTCGCTCATTGCCGGACAGTCGTATATGTACAAGATGCACCTACATCTGAATACGTCTGGTACAAGTAATGCTTGGATTTCTGACCCCCTTAACCCCAAAATCAACCCAGCAGATAACAATAACTCGGTGTTGGACGTCACAAATCCAATGGTTTTCCAACCGGCTCGCGAAGTCAATACTGCGGGACAAGTCAAGGCTTTTTCTGCGGGACTTTTCTCGTCAAAAACGATTACTAAAATAGACTATGAAATAAATGGGGTTGCTTATACCGACGGCTTGACACATTTTGAGGCCACAACAGGGATTTTTAGGTATGTACCTGCGGCTCCGCTCCTCGGTGGCACGGGTTTTAAAGTTACCTTTACGGATGCCGATGGCAAGACCGCCACTGCCGAGTTGAAAGCCGAGGCTAAGCCCGTTGTTACCAAAGCGCCGCGTCCGAGCGGTATGGTGGAGGGCATAAATTACCATCCGGGGGCACCTACCGAAGCCACCTTTGTCTTATACGCACCGAAGAAAGAATATGTGTATGTGATCGGAGACTTTAACAATTGGGAAGTGCGTCCAGAGTATCTGATGAAAAAAGACTCTACGGCTGTTGATCGGGTTTATTGGTGGCTGAAAATTACTGGCCTTACGCCCGGTGTAGAATATGCGTATCAATACTATGTGGATGGTAAAATTAAGGTGGCGGATCCTTTTGCCACCAAAATTCTGGATCCCTCCAATGATGGCTTTATTTCGTCTTCCAACTATCCGGGCCTCAAAGCATATCCAACAGGTAAAACGGAGTACGACGTTTCGGTGCTTCAAACGAATAAAGCGGCCTATAACTGGACCGCGACAGGCTACCAACGTCCGAAGCAGAGTGAGTTGGTCATATATGAACTGTTGATACGCGATTTTACGGTCCAACGTTCGTATCAGTCGGTTATTGACACCCTTGGTTATTTGCAAAAACTGGGAGTCAATGCGATTCAACTGATGCCGGTCCAAGAATTTGATGGCAACTTATCTTGGGGTTATAACCCTAAGTTCTATTTTGCGCCGGATAAGTATTATGGCACTGCCGAGGCCCTTAAAAAACTGATTGACGAGTGCCATAAACGAAATATGGCGGTGATCATAGATGTGGTATATAATCACCAAACCGGATCTTCGCCATTTGCTCGATTATATAATACAAGTCCCAAAGGAGACCCTTCTGCGGCCATTACCACAGATAACTATTGGCTAAATACGACCGCAAAACATCCCTACAATGTATTTAATGATGCCAATCACGAAGCGTGGCAAATGCAAGAACTGATGGATCGAGCAAATGCCTATTGGCTCAATGAATTTAAGGTAGATGGCTTCCGATTTGATCTTTCAAAAGGGTTTACCCAAACCGTCAGTACCGAGGCGACGATGGGTAATTATGATGCCTCACGGGTACGTATCCTCAAACGAATGGCTGACGCCATTTGGAATACCGATCCTGCCGCCTATGTCATCTTAGAACACTTTGCAGAAAACCGCGAGGAAAAAGAACTGGCGGAATATGGAACCACTGCCGATAGGCCTGGGATGATGCTTTGGGGCAATGCAAATGGAAACTTTAATGAAGCGACGATGGGCTACCATGATGGCGGAAAATCCAATTTTGAGTGGGCCTATTTTGGACAACGGGGATGGAGCAAGGCCAACCTGATTTCATATATGGAAAGCCACGACGAAGAACGACTGATGGTCAAAAATTTGTTGTATGGCAATGCATTAGGGGATTACAAGATCAAGGACTTATGGGTGGCGATTGAGCGCATGAAAGCTGCTGGGGCCCTGTTTTTTACCGTTCCAGGCCCCAAAATGATCTGGCAATTTGGTGAATTGGGCTATGATTTTGCTATAGACTACAATGGCCGCACCGGCGAAAAACCAGTACGCTGGACTTATGCCCAAGACGAGGTCCGGTATCGCTTATACAAAACATGGGCAGCCATTATTAATATGCGACGCGCCAATCCGGTATTCCATGATCCCACAACCGTGGTTACACAATCCTTGAGTCAACCCGTTAAACGCATCAACCTGACCCACCCCACCATGAAGGCGACCATTGTGGCCAATTTTAGCGTGACCACCATGTCGGTAAACCCCAATTTTCAGCAAACAGGAACATGGTACGATTTCTTTAGCGGGAATGCACTGAACGTAACGAATACCCAAGAAGGCATTTCGCTCTTGCCGGGTGAATTCCGGATTTATACCACCCAGCTACTACCTACCCCAGAACCTGGCCTTATCCGTGTAGCAACCGAGGTGGATACGGCACAAATTCCGGATGACTTTACCCTCCAGCCCAATTATCCAAACCCTTTTAATCCATCTACAACCCTTTCATTTAGCCTTCCGAGCACCTCCGAAGTGGTCTTTGAAGTGTTTGATGCCGTAGGCCGAAAAGTGGCTGTGGTTGCCCAAGGTTTGTATGCAGCGGGAAGCCATCGCATTGTTTTTGATGCCTCTGGGCTGCCAAGTGGTTTGTATGTGGCGCGGCTTCAGGCAGGAAATGTGGTGAAAACACAAAAACTGACCTTGGTTAAATAA
- a CDS encoding response regulator transcription factor yields MPARPHSTALATILLIDDEPDILELLKYNLNKAGYATQLAFNGAEGLEKTRKIKPDLVILDIMMPGLDGVFVCKAIRAEEPIAHTPIIMLTAKMNEESEVLGLEAGADDYLTKPVSPRLLVSRVQAVLRRTRKSTDGPQILQFPDIEINREEYVVRLQGKPIKLPKKEFELLFLLASYPGTVFTRDDLLEEIWGSDVYVVVRTVDVHVRKIRRKIGEMRIETIKGVGYKFVTPIIE; encoded by the coding sequence ATGCCAGCACGCCCACACAGTACAGCGTTAGCCACTATCTTGCTCATAGACGACGAGCCGGATATATTGGAATTGCTAAAGTATAACCTGAACAAAGCCGGATACGCCACCCAATTGGCGTTTAATGGCGCCGAGGGATTGGAAAAAACGCGCAAGATAAAACCCGATCTCGTGATTTTAGACATCATGATGCCTGGTTTAGACGGTGTTTTTGTTTGCAAGGCCATTCGGGCCGAAGAACCTATTGCACATACGCCTATTATCATGCTTACAGCAAAGATGAACGAGGAAAGTGAAGTGTTGGGCCTTGAAGCTGGAGCGGATGATTACCTGACCAAGCCCGTCTCTCCGCGTTTGCTGGTGAGTCGGGTACAGGCTGTTTTGCGGCGTACCCGGAAATCGACGGATGGCCCACAAATCCTGCAATTTCCGGATATTGAAATCAACCGAGAAGAATATGTGGTTCGCTTGCAAGGCAAACCGATCAAACTTCCCAAGAAAGAATTTGAACTCCTGTTTTTACTTGCTTCGTATCCGGGAACGGTATTTACCCGTGATGACCTGCTGGAGGAAATTTGGGGGAGTGATGTCTATGTAGTGGTACGAACCGTAGATGTACACGTCCGAAAAATTCGCCGTAAGATCGGTGAGATGCGCATCGAGACCATAAAAGGAGTGGGGTATAAATTTGTTACACCAATCATTGAATAA
- a CDS encoding response regulator transcription factor, whose translation MSGNILYVPAGNLRNPIQTEYLVAEGFVFHHIRHGEERVARQWSSEPCVILLEMEVFDLEFIRKAPQFRAVLDAYRIPILALVGPSRLPLSHEAIRHEAEALDSGIDAYLQKPISFTRLVARLRVLLRRTPTPYNPLFSCQHAHTVQR comes from the coding sequence ATGTCTGGAAACATTCTTTATGTCCCTGCCGGCAATCTTCGGAACCCGATACAAACGGAGTATCTGGTAGCCGAAGGCTTTGTTTTTCATCATATCCGGCATGGAGAAGAACGGGTAGCCCGACAATGGTCATCGGAGCCTTGTGTCATCTTATTAGAGATGGAGGTTTTTGATCTGGAATTTATCCGGAAAGCCCCCCAGTTTCGGGCTGTATTAGATGCGTATCGTATTCCGATATTGGCGCTGGTAGGCCCATCGCGGTTACCACTTTCGCACGAAGCCATTCGTCACGAAGCCGAGGCATTAGACAGTGGAATAGATGCGTATCTGCAAAAGCCGATTTCTTTTACACGATTGGTAGCGCGTCTTCGTGTTTTGCTTCGCCGCACCCCTACCCCTTATAACCCCCTTTTTTCATGCCAGCACGCCCACACAGTACAGCGTTAG